A DNA window from Staphylococcus warneri contains the following coding sequences:
- the pth gene encoding aminoacyl-tRNA hydrolase, giving the protein MKCIVGLGNIGKRFELTRHNIGFEVIDYILERHNFTLDKQKFKGAYTIERMNGDKVLLIEPMTMMNLSGEAVAPLMDYYNIDVDDLIVLYDDLDLEQGQVRLRQKGSAGGHNGMKSIIKMLGTDQFKRIRIGVGRPTNGMSVPDYVLQRFSKEEMTTMEKVIEHSANAVEAFIETSRFDNVMNEYNGEVN; this is encoded by the coding sequence ATGAAATGTATTGTAGGTCTTGGGAATATTGGTAAACGATTTGAATTAACAAGACACAATATTGGCTTCGAAGTCATTGACTATATACTAGAACGACATAATTTCACCTTGGATAAACAAAAATTCAAAGGTGCATATACAATTGAAAGGATGAATGGTGACAAAGTTCTGCTTATTGAACCTATGACAATGATGAACTTGTCTGGTGAAGCTGTAGCACCATTGATGGATTACTACAATATTGACGTAGACGATTTAATTGTATTATATGACGATTTAGACTTAGAACAAGGACAAGTACGTTTACGTCAAAAAGGTAGTGCAGGCGGTCATAATGGTATGAAATCAATTATCAAAATGCTTGGCACTGACCAATTTAAGAGAATTCGTATTGGTGTTGGTCGACCAACGAATGGTATGTCTGTTCCTGATTATGTACTTCAACGTTTTTCTAAAGAAGAAATGACTACAATGGAGAAAGTTATTGAACATTCAGCTAATGCTGTAGAAGCATT
- a CDS encoding 50S ribosomal protein L25/general stress protein Ctc, translating to MTSLKSIIRQGKQTRSDLKQLRNAGKVPAVVYGYGTKNTSVKVDEVEFIKVIREVGRNGVIELGVGSKSIKVMVSDYQYDPLKNQITHIDFLAINMTEERTVEVPVQLVGEAVGAKEGGVVEQPLFNLEVTATPDNIPEVIEVDITELNINDSYSVADIKVSGDFTIENEPEDSIVTVVPPTDEPTEEEVEAMEGEAATEEPERVGEENDDEEEENKEEE from the coding sequence ATGACTTCATTAAAGTCAATCATCCGTCAAGGTAAACAAACACGTTCTGACCTTAAACAATTAAGAAACGCTGGTAAAGTACCTGCAGTTGTATATGGTTACGGAACAAAAAATACTTCAGTTAAAGTTGATGAAGTTGAATTTATCAAAGTTATCCGTGAAGTAGGACGTAACGGTGTTATCGAATTAGGTGTTGGTTCTAAATCAATCAAAGTAATGGTATCAGATTATCAATATGATCCATTGAAAAACCAAATCACTCATATCGATTTCTTAGCTATCAACATGACTGAAGAACGTACTGTAGAAGTACCAGTTCAATTAGTTGGTGAAGCAGTAGGCGCTAAAGAAGGCGGCGTAGTTGAACAACCATTATTCAACTTAGAAGTTACTGCAACTCCAGATAATATCCCAGAAGTAATTGAAGTTGATATCACTGAATTAAATATCAACGATAGCTATTCAGTTGCTGATATTAAAGTATCTGGTGACTTCACTATTGAAAACGAACCAGAAGATTCTATCGTAACTGTAGTACCTCCAACAGATGAGCCTACTGAAGAAGAAGTAGAAGCTATGGAAGGCGAAGCAGCTACTGAAGAACCTGAACGTGTTGGTGAAGAAAACGACGACGAAGAAGAAGAAAATAAAGAAGAAGAATAA
- a CDS encoding ribose-phosphate diphosphokinase, which yields MLNNEYKNSSLKIFSLKGNEPLAQEVADHVGIELGKCSVKRFSDGEIQINIEESIRGCDVFIIQPTSYPVNLHLMELLIMIDACKRASAANINIVVPYYGYARQDRKARSREPITAKLVANLIETAGANRMIALDLHAPQIQGFFDIPIDHLMGVPILAQHFQNDPAINPEECVVVSPDHGGVTRARKLADILKTPIAIIDKRRPKPNVAEVMNIVGDIEGRTAIIIDDIIDTAGTITLAAQALKDKGAKEVYACCTHPVLSGPAKERIENSAIKELIVTNSIQLEESRKPTNTKELSVAGLIGKAIIRVYERESVSVLFD from the coding sequence ATGTTAAATAATGAATATAAGAATTCATCGCTAAAGATCTTTTCACTCAAAGGTAATGAACCTTTAGCACAGGAAGTTGCAGATCATGTAGGGATTGAATTAGGTAAGTGTTCTGTTAAGCGTTTCAGTGATGGAGAAATTCAAATCAATATCGAAGAAAGTATTCGTGGTTGCGATGTTTTTATTATCCAACCTACTTCATACCCAGTTAATCTACATCTAATGGAATTACTTATTATGATTGACGCTTGTAAACGTGCATCAGCGGCAAATATTAACATCGTAGTACCTTATTATGGGTATGCTCGTCAAGACAGAAAAGCACGTAGTCGTGAACCGATTACTGCTAAGTTAGTAGCTAATTTAATTGAAACTGCAGGGGCTAATCGCATGATTGCTTTAGATTTACATGCACCTCAAATCCAAGGTTTCTTTGATATTCCAATTGATCATTTAATGGGCGTACCTATTTTAGCGCAACATTTCCAAAATGATCCTGCCATTAATCCAGAAGAATGTGTTGTTGTTTCTCCTGACCATGGTGGTGTAACAAGAGCACGTAAATTGGCAGACATTTTAAAAACTCCAATTGCAATTATTGATAAACGTCGTCCTAAACCAAACGTAGCTGAAGTAATGAATATTGTGGGCGATATTGAGGGCAGAACAGCCATTATTATTGATGATATTATTGATACAGCTGGAACTATTACATTAGCAGCACAAGCATTAAAAGATAAAGGTGCTAAAGAAGTATATGCATGTTGTACACACCCTGTATTATCAGGTCCAGCTAAAGAACGTATAGAGAATTCAGCTATTAAAGAACTTATCGTAACAAATTCAATTCAATTAGAAGAAAGTCGCAAACCTACAAATACTAAAGAACTTTCAGTTGCTGGTTTAATTGGTAAAGCCATTATCCGAGTATACGAAAGAGAATCAGTAAGTGTATTATTCGACTAA
- the glmU gene encoding bifunctional UDP-N-acetylglucosamine diphosphorylase/glucosamine-1-phosphate N-acetyltransferase GlmU, which produces MQRHAIILAAGKGTRMKSKKYKVLHEIAGKTMIEHVVENVQQSGVNQLITIVGHGAESVKDTLGDQSLYSFQEEQLGTAHAVKMAQSHLINNEGTTLVVCGDTPLITSETLTSLIERHEASQSHATVLTATAIHPTGYGRIVKDSEGHLLRIVEEKDANTEEKAITEISSGIFAFDNKTLFEKLEQVNNDNAQGEYYLPDVISLIINENGRASTYHTDDFEEIMGVNDRVMLSRAEKALQKRINLFHMRNGVTIIDPDSTFIGPDVKIGMDTIIEPGVRINGSTVIGEEVTVGQYSEINNSVIASHAHIKQSVINDSEVGEHTNVGPFAQLRPGSQLGAEVKVGNFVEVKKAELKDGAKVSHLSYIGDAVIGERTNIGCGSITVNYDGVNKFKTVIGKDAFIGCNTNLIAPVTVGDHSLIAAGSTITDDIPNESLALARARQVNKDGYLSNKNK; this is translated from the coding sequence ATGCAAAGACATGCAATAATATTGGCAGCGGGTAAGGGCACTAGGATGAAATCAAAAAAATACAAGGTGCTACATGAAATCGCTGGCAAAACTATGATAGAACATGTGGTTGAAAATGTTCAACAATCAGGTGTGAACCAATTAATTACAATTGTTGGTCACGGTGCTGAAAGTGTAAAAGACACATTGGGTGATCAATCACTATATAGTTTTCAAGAAGAGCAACTTGGGACGGCACATGCAGTAAAAATGGCACAATCTCATTTGATAAATAATGAGGGAACAACACTAGTTGTGTGTGGCGATACACCACTTATTACATCAGAAACACTTACATCTTTAATCGAGAGACATGAAGCATCTCAGTCTCATGCAACAGTTCTAACTGCCACAGCAATCCATCCAACAGGTTATGGCAGAATTGTCAAAGATAGCGAAGGACATTTATTACGAATTGTAGAAGAAAAAGATGCTAACACAGAAGAAAAGGCAATTACTGAAATAAGTTCCGGAATCTTTGCGTTCGATAACAAAACTTTATTTGAAAAGTTAGAACAAGTTAATAATGATAATGCACAAGGAGAATATTATTTACCAGATGTCATTTCTTTAATTATTAATGAAAATGGTAGAGCAAGTACATATCACACTGATGATTTCGAAGAGATTATGGGTGTGAATGATAGAGTAATGTTAAGCCGAGCTGAAAAGGCATTACAGAAACGTATCAATCTATTTCATATGAGAAATGGTGTGACAATCATTGATCCAGATAGCACATTTATTGGACCAGATGTAAAAATTGGTATGGATACAATCATTGAACCTGGCGTAAGAATTAATGGTTCGACTGTAATTGGAGAAGAAGTTACAGTTGGACAGTATTCAGAAATTAATAATAGTGTGATTGCATCACATGCACATATTAAACAATCAGTAATCAACGATTCGGAAGTGGGCGAGCACACGAATGTTGGTCCATTTGCACAGTTAAGACCAGGGTCTCAACTAGGTGCAGAGGTTAAAGTAGGCAACTTTGTAGAAGTGAAAAAAGCTGAACTTAAAGACGGAGCTAAAGTATCACATTTAAGTTATATTGGCGATGCGGTTATTGGCGAACGTACAAATATTGGTTGTGGCTCTATTACTGTTAACTATGATGGTGTGAATAAGTTCAAAACTGTGATTGGTAAAGATGCGTTTATTGGATGTAATACAAACTTAATTGCACCGGTAACAGTTGGAGATCATTCGCTTATAGCAGCAGGATCAACAATCACTGATGATATCCCAAATGAAAGTTTAGCACTGGCACGAGCAAGACAAGTTAATAAAGATGGTTATTTAAGCAACAAAAATAAATAG
- the spoVG gene encoding septation regulator SpoVG, whose product MKVTDVRLRKIDTDGRMKALVSITLDEAFVIHDLRVIEGNSGLFVAMPSKRTPDGEFRDIAHPINSDMRQEIQDAVMKVYDETDEVIPDKNATSGESDESNEA is encoded by the coding sequence ATGAAAGTGACAGATGTAAGACTTAGAAAAATAGATACAGATGGTAGAATGAAAGCACTTGTTTCTATCACGCTAGACGAGGCATTCGTAATCCACGATTTACGTGTGATTGAAGGAAATTCAGGTCTATTCGTCGCAATGCCAAGTAAACGTACACCAGATGGTGAATTCCGCGATATCGCGCATCCAATCAACTCAGACATGAGACAAGAGATTCAAGATGCAGTGATGAAAGTATATGATGAAACTGATGAAGTGATTCCAGATAAAAATGCTACATCAGGCGAGTCTGACGAATCTAACGAAGCTTAA
- a CDS encoding RidA family protein: MEIINTNKAPEALGPYSHATVVNGLVYTSGQIPLNLEGEIVSDDVKDQTKQVLENLSVVLKEAGSDLENVVKATIFISDMNDFQYINEVYGNYFDKHQPARSCVEVARLPKDVKVEIELISKVK, translated from the coding sequence ATGGAAATTATTAACACAAACAAAGCACCGGAAGCATTAGGACCTTATTCACATGCTACAGTAGTAAATGGTCTAGTATACACATCAGGTCAAATTCCACTTAATTTAGAAGGGGAAATTGTAAGCGATGATGTAAAAGATCAAACTAAACAAGTTTTAGAAAATTTATCTGTGGTACTTAAAGAAGCAGGTTCAGATTTAGAAAATGTTGTTAAAGCAACTATTTTTATTTCTGATATGAATGATTTTCAATATATAAATGAGGTATATGGAAATTATTTTGATAAACATCAACCAGCACGTAGTTGTGTCGAAGTAGCGCGACTACCTAAAGATGTTAAAGTAGAAATTGAATTGATTAGTAAAGTTAAATAA
- the purR gene encoding pur operon repressor — MRYKRSERIVFMTQYLMNHPNKLIPLTFFVDKFQQAKSSISEDVQIIKSTFQKEALGTVITTAGASGGVTYKPMMSKEEATEVVNEVISLLDEKDRLLPGGYLFLSDLVGNPTLLNKVGKMIASIYMDEQLDAVVTIATKGISLANAVANVLNLPVVVIRKDNKVTEGSTVSINYVSGSSRKIETMVLSKRTLAENSNVLVVDDFMRAGGSINGVMNLMNEFKAHVKGVSVLVESKEVKQRLIEDYTSLVRLSDVDEYNQKFKVEPGNSLSKFS; from the coding sequence ATGAGGTATAAAAGAAGTGAACGGATTGTGTTTATGACACAGTATTTGATGAATCACCCAAACAAACTGATTCCTTTAACATTCTTTGTAGATAAATTTCAACAAGCGAAATCGTCAATCAGCGAAGATGTTCAAATTATTAAAAGTACTTTCCAAAAAGAAGCATTAGGTACGGTCATTACTACTGCTGGCGCAAGCGGTGGGGTAACGTACAAACCGATGATGAGTAAAGAAGAAGCAACAGAAGTGGTTAACGAAGTTATCTCCCTATTAGATGAAAAGGATAGACTTCTGCCTGGTGGCTATTTATTCTTATCTGACTTGGTTGGTAATCCTACACTATTAAACAAAGTAGGTAAAATGATAGCAAGTATATATATGGATGAACAATTAGATGCAGTTGTAACGATTGCTACTAAAGGTATATCGCTTGCCAATGCAGTTGCAAACGTATTAAATTTACCTGTAGTGGTTATTAGAAAAGACAATAAAGTAACTGAAGGATCTACGGTTTCTATTAATTATGTTTCAGGTTCATCTCGAAAAATAGAAACGATGGTATTATCCAAGCGCACATTAGCTGAGAATTCTAATGTTCTCGTTGTTGATGATTTTATGAGAGCAGGTGGCTCAATCAACGGTGTTATGAATTTAATGAATGAGTTTAAAGCACATGTAAAAGGGGTATCAGTACTTGTAGAATCGAAAGAAGTAAAGCAAAGATTAATAGAAGATTATACTTCCTTGGTAAGACTATCAGATGTCGATGAATATAATCAGAAATTTAAAGTAGAGCCAGGCAACAGCTTGTCTAAATTTTCTTAA
- the ispE gene encoding 4-(cytidine 5'-diphospho)-2-C-methyl-D-erythritol kinase, producing MIYETAPAKINFTLDTLFKRDDGYHEIEMIMTTVDLNDRLSFQKRDDRKIVVEIEHNFVTDDHKNLAYKAAELMTKTYDLKQGVTITIDKDIPVSAGLAGGSADAAATMRGMNRLFNLNLSLDELCALGSQIGTDVSFCIYNKTAYCTGRGEKVKFLNKPPSAWVVLAKPNLGISSPDVFKALDLNFTHKVFTQNCIEALKKSDYKKLCTSLSNRLEPISMEMHPEIKKIKENMIQCGADGALMSGSGPTVYGLAQKESQAKNIYNAVNGCCNEVYLVRLLG from the coding sequence ATGATATATGAAACGGCACCTGCCAAAATAAATTTTACGCTCGATACACTTTTTAAAAGAGACGATGGATATCACGAGATTGAAATGATAATGACTACCGTAGATTTAAACGATCGATTATCTTTTCAAAAAAGAGATGATAGGAAGATCGTTGTTGAAATCGAACACAACTTTGTAACTGACGATCATAAAAATTTAGCATATAAAGCTGCTGAATTAATGACGAAGACATATGATTTGAAACAAGGTGTAACGATTACAATTGATAAAGATATTCCAGTATCGGCTGGTTTAGCAGGTGGCTCAGCAGATGCGGCAGCTACGATGAGAGGTATGAATCGCTTATTTAATTTAAATTTATCTTTAGATGAATTATGTGCACTTGGTAGTCAAATTGGAACAGATGTTTCATTTTGTATATACAATAAGACTGCCTATTGTACAGGACGTGGTGAAAAAGTGAAGTTTTTGAATAAACCTCCTTCTGCTTGGGTTGTTTTAGCTAAGCCTAATTTAGGTATCTCATCACCGGACGTATTTAAAGCCTTGGATTTAAATTTCACGCATAAAGTATTTACTCAAAACTGTATAGAAGCTTTAAAAAAATCAGATTATAAGAAGTTATGTACAAGTTTATCTAATAGATTAGAACCGATTTCTATGGAGATGCATCCAGAAATCAAAAAGATTAAGGAAAACATGATCCAATGTGGCGCAGATGGTGCATTGATGAGTGGAAGTGGCCCAACAGTTTATGGATTAGCACAAAAAGAAAGTCAGGCTAAAAATATTTATAACGCAGTGAATGGTTGTTGTAATGAAGTATATTTAGTTAGATTATTAGGATAG
- the veg gene encoding biofilm formation stimulator Veg produces MPKSILDIKNSIDCHLGNRIVLKANGGRKKTIERSGVLKETYPSVFVVELDQDKHNFERVSYTYTDVLTENVQVSFEEDNHQEAIAH; encoded by the coding sequence ATGCCAAAATCAATTTTGGACATCAAAAATTCTATTGATTGTCATTTAGGAAATCGTATTGTACTTAAAGCCAATGGTGGTCGTAAGAAAACAATCGAACGTTCTGGTGTTTTAAAAGAAACATACCCATCAGTATTTGTCGTTGAACTTGACCAAGACAAGCATAACTTCGAAAGAGTATCTTATACATACACTGATGTGTTAACTGAGAACGTACAAGTTTCATTTGAAGAAGATAATCATCAAGAAGCAATTGCACACTAA
- the rsmA gene encoding 16S rRNA (adenine(1518)-N(6)/adenine(1519)-N(6))-dimethyltransferase RsmA: MEHKDIATPSRTRALLDQYGFDFKKSLGQNFLVDVNIINKIIDASDIDETTGIIEVGPGMGSLTEQLAKHAKKVMSFEIDHRLIPVLKDTLAPYDNVTIINEDILKADIATAVTEHLKDCDKIMVVANLPYYITTPILLNLMQQDIPIDGYVVMMQKEVGERLNAEVGTKAYGSLSIVTQYYTETSKVLTVPKTVFMPPPNVDSIVVKLMQRSTPLVDIDDEEAFFKLAKAAFAQRRKTINNNYQNFFKEGKQHKESILSWLEKANIDPRRRGETLSIQDFAQLYKELNNFPELIN; the protein is encoded by the coding sequence ATGGAACATAAAGATATAGCTACACCATCGCGTACAAGAGCATTATTAGACCAATATGGATTTGATTTCAAAAAAAGTTTGGGACAAAACTTCCTAGTAGACGTTAACATTATTAATAAGATCATCGATGCTAGTGATATTGATGAAACTACAGGCATAATAGAAGTAGGACCAGGTATGGGTTCATTAACTGAACAATTAGCAAAACATGCTAAAAAAGTAATGTCATTTGAAATTGATCATCGATTAATACCAGTATTGAAAGATACTTTGGCACCATACGATAATGTCACAATTATCAACGAAGATATTTTAAAGGCTGATATCGCTACAGCAGTAACTGAACATTTAAAAGACTGCGATAAAATTATGGTTGTGGCTAATTTACCATATTATATAACTACACCTATATTACTTAATTTAATGCAACAAGACATACCGATAGATGGTTATGTTGTGATGATGCAAAAAGAAGTTGGAGAGCGTTTAAATGCAGAGGTAGGTACGAAAGCTTATGGCTCGTTATCGATTGTGACGCAGTATTATACTGAAACAAGTAAAGTCCTAACAGTGCCTAAAACTGTATTTATGCCACCACCTAATGTAGATTCCATAGTGGTTAAATTAATGCAAAGATCAACACCGTTAGTAGATATCGATGATGAAGAAGCATTCTTTAAATTAGCAAAAGCTGCATTTGCACAACGACGAAAGACGATTAATAACAATTATCAAAATTTCTTTAAAGAGGGAAAACAACATAAAGAAAGTATATTGAGTTGGTTAGAAAAAGCGAATATTGATCCTAGACGAAGAGGTGAAACACTGTCAATTCAAGATTTCGCTCAACTTTACAAAGAATTAAATAATTTCCCTGAATTAATAAATTAA
- the rnmV gene encoding ribonuclease M5, producing MKINEFIVVEGRDDTQRVKSAVECDTIETNGSAVDDDVIAVIKQAQETRGVIILTDPDFPGDKIRNTIKDRVPGVKHAYIDREKAKNKRGKIGVEHAHVDDIKEALMHVSSPFEEAEESIDKNVLIELGLIIGHDARRRREILGRKLHIGHSNGKQLLKKLNAFGYTEEDVRRALNEDKGSE from the coding sequence ATGAAAATAAATGAATTTATAGTCGTAGAAGGTAGAGATGATACACAACGAGTTAAATCTGCGGTTGAATGCGATACAATAGAAACGAATGGTAGTGCTGTTGATGATGATGTGATAGCTGTTATTAAACAGGCACAAGAGACACGTGGTGTTATTATCTTAACCGACCCAGATTTTCCAGGCGACAAAATAAGAAATACGATAAAAGACCGTGTACCTGGTGTAAAACATGCATATATAGACAGAGAAAAAGCTAAAAACAAAAGAGGGAAAATAGGTGTTGAGCATGCACATGTAGATGATATAAAAGAAGCACTCATGCATGTTAGTTCTCCTTTTGAAGAAGCTGAAGAATCCATTGATAAAAATGTATTAATCGAATTAGGACTCATTATAGGACATGATGCTCGTAGACGGCGAGAAATTCTAGGTCGAAAATTACATATTGGACATTCTAACGGTAAACAACTTTTGAAAAAATTGAATGCCTTTGGATACACAGAAGAAGATGTACGACGTGCATTAAACGAAGATAAGGGAAGTGAGTAA
- a CDS encoding TatD family hydrolase — protein sequence MLIDTHVHLNDEQYDEDLNDVITRAREDGVDRMFVVGFDTPTIERTMELIDKYDFVYGIIGWHPVDAIDCTEERLEWIENLSKHPKIIGIGEMGLDYHWDKSPADVQKEVFRKQIALAKRVQLPIIIHNREATQDCIDILMEEHAEEVGGIMHSFSASPEIADVVINKLNFYVSLGGPVTFKNAKQPKEVAKHVPMDRLLVETDAPYLSPHPFRGKRNEPQRVTLVAQQIAELRDMSYEEVCRQTTENAERLFNLNQA from the coding sequence ATGTTAATTGATACACATGTACATTTAAACGATGAGCAATATGATGAAGATTTAAATGACGTCATCACTCGTGCAAGAGAAGATGGTGTTGATCGTATGTTTGTAGTTGGTTTTGATACACCAACAATTGAACGTACAATGGAATTAATTGATAAATATGATTTTGTTTATGGTATCATCGGTTGGCACCCTGTAGATGCCATCGATTGTACTGAAGAAAGATTAGAATGGATAGAAAATTTATCAAAACATCCAAAAATTATTGGCATCGGTGAAATGGGATTAGATTATCACTGGGATAAGTCACCTGCCGATGTTCAAAAAGAAGTCTTTAGAAAGCAAATTGCTTTAGCTAAACGTGTACAATTACCAATTATTATTCACAATCGTGAAGCAACACAAGACTGTATAGATATTCTGATGGAAGAGCATGCTGAAGAAGTTGGAGGCATTATGCATAGCTTTAGTGCATCTCCAGAAATCGCTGATGTTGTCATCAATAAGCTAAACTTTTACGTTTCTTTAGGTGGCCCAGTCACATTTAAAAATGCGAAACAACCCAAAGAGGTTGCTAAACATGTACCGATGGATCGATTATTAGTCGAAACAGATGCGCCTTATCTATCACCACATCCATTTAGAGGTAAGCGTAATGAACCCCAACGTGTAACATTAGTAGCACAACAAATCGCTGAATTACGTGATATGAGTTATGAAGAAGTATGTCGTCAGACAACAGAAAATGCAGAGAGATTATTTAATTTAAATCAAGCATAA
- the metG gene encoding methionine--tRNA ligase: MAKDTFYITTPIYYPSGNLHIGHAYSTVAGDVIARYKRMQGYDVRYLTGTDEHGQKIQEKAQKAGKTELEYLDEMIAGIKSLWDKLEISNDDFIRTTEERHKQVVEKVFERLLKQGDIYLGEYEGWYSVPDETYYTESQLVEPIYENGKIVGGKSPDSGHEVELVKEESYFFNIKKYTDRLLEFYDQNPDFIQPPSRKNEMINNFIKPGLEDLAVSRTSFNWGVSVPSNPKHVVYVWIDALVNYISSLGYLSDDETLFNKYWPADIHLMAKEIVRFHSIIWPILLMALDLPLPKKVFAHGWILMKDGKMSKSKGNVVDPNVLIDRYGLDATRYYLMRELPFGSDGVFTPEAFVERTNYDLANDLGNLVNRTISMINKYFQGELPAYQGPKHELDEDMEAMALDTVKEFHENMESLQFSVALSTVWKFISRTNKYIDETTPWVLAKDESQKDMLGNVMAHLVENIRFATVLLRPFITHAPKEIFKQLNINNPELMEFSSLETYGALTEPITVIAKPTPIFPRLDTEAEIAYIKESMQPPKSEGKEDVPSKDIIDIKDFDKVEIKAATVIDAENVKKSDKLLKIQVDLDNEQRQIVSGIAKFYRPEDIIGKKVAVVTNLKPAKLMGQKSEGMILSAEKDGVLTLISLPNAIPNGAIIK; encoded by the coding sequence ATGGCTAAAGATACATTTTATATAACAACCCCAATTTATTATCCAAGTGGTAACTTGCATATTGGGCATGCATACTCAACTGTAGCAGGTGATGTGATTGCTAGATATAAACGAATGCAAGGATATGACGTTCGTTATTTAACAGGTACAGACGAGCATGGTCAAAAAATTCAAGAAAAAGCACAAAAAGCTGGTAAAACTGAATTAGAATATTTAGATGAGATGATTGCTGGAATTAAAAGTTTATGGGATAAATTAGAAATCTCAAATGATGATTTCATTCGAACTACTGAAGAACGACATAAGCAAGTCGTTGAAAAAGTATTCGAACGTTTATTAAAACAGGGTGACATTTATCTTGGCGAATATGAGGGATGGTACTCAGTACCAGACGAAACGTATTACACAGAGTCACAATTAGTTGAGCCTATTTATGAAAATGGCAAGATTGTTGGAGGGAAAAGTCCTGATTCAGGCCATGAAGTAGAATTAGTAAAAGAAGAAAGTTATTTCTTTAATATTAAAAAATATACTGATCGCTTACTTGAATTCTATGATCAAAATCCAGACTTTATTCAACCACCTTCAAGAAAAAATGAAATGATTAACAACTTTATTAAACCAGGTTTAGAAGATTTAGCTGTTTCACGTACGTCATTTAACTGGGGCGTTAGTGTGCCTTCCAATCCTAAACATGTTGTTTATGTATGGATAGACGCGTTAGTAAATTATATTTCTTCTCTAGGTTATTTATCAGATGACGAAACGTTATTTAACAAATATTGGCCAGCAGATATCCACTTGATGGCCAAAGAAATCGTACGATTCCATTCAATTATTTGGCCAATTTTATTAATGGCATTAGATTTACCATTACCTAAGAAAGTCTTTGCACATGGTTGGATACTAATGAAAGACGGTAAAATGAGTAAATCGAAAGGCAATGTTGTTGACCCTAATGTATTAATTGATCGTTATGGCTTAGATGCTACACGTTATTATTTAATGCGAGAATTACCATTTGGTTCAGACGGTGTGTTTACACCAGAAGCGTTTGTTGAACGTACTAACTATGATTTAGCTAATGATTTAGGTAACTTAGTGAATCGTACCATTTCAATGATTAATAAATATTTCCAAGGTGAACTTCCTGCATATCAAGGTCCTAAACATGAATTAGACGAAGACATGGAAGCTATGGCTTTAGATACAGTTAAAGAGTTCCATGAAAATATGGAGAGTTTACAATTCTCTGTAGCTTTATCGACAGTTTGGAAATTTATTAGCCGTACTAATAAATATATTGATGAAACAACACCATGGGTTTTAGCGAAAGATGAAAGTCAAAAAGATATGTTGGGCAATGTGATGGCACATCTCGTTGAAAACATTCGCTTTGCAACTGTATTATTACGACCATTTATTACACATGCACCAAAAGAAATATTTAAACAATTAAATATTAATAATCCAGAATTAATGGAATTCTCAAGTTTAGAGACTTATGGTGCCTTAACAGAACCAATTACTGTAATAGCTAAACCAACACCAATATTCCCTAGATTGGATACTGAAGCGGAAATTGCTTATATTAAAGAATCAATGCAACCACCAAAATCTGAGGGAAAAGAAGACGTTCCAAGTAAAGACATCATTGATATTAAAGACTTTGATAAAGTGGAAATTAAAGCTGCAACAGTAATTGATGCTGAAAATGTTAAGAAATCAGATAAACTATTAAAAATTCAAGTAGATTTAGACAATGAACAACGACAAATAGTTTCTGGTATTGCGAAATTCTATCGTCCTGAAGATATCATTGGTAAAAAAGTTGCTGTAGTAACTAACTTAAAACCTGCGAAACTAATGGGACAAAAATCTGAAGGTATGATTTTATCAGCTGAAAAAGATGGTGTGTTAACGTTGATTAGCTTGCCAAATGCTATTCCAAATGGCGCAATCATTAAGTAA